One Punica granatum isolate Tunisia-2019 chromosome 3, ASM765513v2, whole genome shotgun sequence genomic window carries:
- the LOC116201226 gene encoding monothiol glutaredoxin-S15, mitochondrial, which produces MAKSLSSLLLRGVAGFPAARSSRIVCGTLNQSGARYFATVPNDPDTHDDFKPTNKLENSSISLADIVQQDVKDNPVMIYMKGVPEFPQCGFSSLAVRVLKHYNVPLSARNILEDPELKAAVKSYSHWPTFPQIFIQGEFIGGSDIIMNMHQSGELKEKLKDIAANRDKTA; this is translated from the exons ATGGCGAAGTCGTTGTCAAGTCTACTCCTGAGGGGCGTTGCCGGATTCCCAGCTGCTCGATCCAGTAGAATT GTATGTGGAACCTTAAACCAGAGTGGAGCGAGATACTTTGCGACTGTGCCCAATGACCCCGATACACACGACGATTTCAAACCGACAAATAAGCTTGAGAACTCTAGCATCTCTTTGGCAGATATTGTTCAGCAG GATGTCAAGGACAATCCTGTGATGATTTACATGAAAGGAGTTCCGGAATTCCCTCAGTGTGGGTTCAGCTCGCTTGCTGTGAGAGTGTTGAAACACTACA ATGTCCCTCTGAGTGCTAGGAATATCTTAGAAGATCCTGAACTGAAAGCTGCAGTGAAATCGTACAG CCACTGGCCCACATTTCCTCAGATATTCATTCAGGGGGAGTTCATTGGAGGCTCGGATATCATCATGAACATGCACCAG TCTGGAGAACTGAAGGAAAAGCTCAAGGATATCGCAGCCAACCGAGACAAGACTGCTTAA